In Candidatus Eisenbacteria bacterium, the DNA window TTGATATACCCAGCCGAAACCCCATCGAGTGTGACATCTCCGGAGCCGGTATCAACATCGACCTTATCCGAGATGAAATTAAAGAGCTGTACGGATCCGGAGCCGGTATCTACGAGGATCTGAGCGCACTGCATCTCTTTGAGAAAAACATCCCCGGATCCTGTGTCGATGTCAATGGGGCCTTTGATGTCGGTTCCTTCCACATCGCCGCTGCCGGTATCAATGAGTATCTCACCACCGACTTGCTTCACTGAGACGTCCCCTGATCCGGTATCCGCCGTCAGCTCGCCTCTGCAATTGGTAAAGGATAGATTTCCCGAGGCCGTATCCAGAGTGATGTCGCCGACGGCATCGACCGCATCCATTTTTCCGACGCCGTTTTCCACTTTCAAGACTTTCCCCTCGGGAATCTGGATATGAAAATCACACCAAACCTCGACTTCACCGGAATTATTGCTGACGGTGATTTTCTTGTTCGAGGCCCGGAAAACTTTCGAGAGCACCGAAACATCATCATCGAAATTCCAGCCGGAGAAGCTGGTCTTCCCTTTGTGCTCCGGGTATTTGTATTTCCGGTATTTATCCAAGGGATAAACGACATTGAGCAGGGTGCTTTTCCCTTCATCGAGCTTGAACTCCAATAGATGTCCGTCGGAATTTTTGCCTCCGATAACGGCTGTAACAACAAATTCATTTCCCGATGCCGGTTCAACTTTAACGCTCCCGATCATGTTCCGGATCGTCAATGAGCGGGCGTCGATATGCCAGCTCCTTTCCCGATCCGCGGCATTTGTCGGGCTATTGAAGGCCCCGAGGATAGCCAGGATTGTGAAAGCGAAGAGAGTCAGACCAACTATCGAGGCGCGGCCATTGTAACATTTTATCTTTTGCATAATCCCCCCAGGAAAAAAGGCCATCAGCTCAGAGTCTGTAGAGAAATACGCTTTCTGACGCCCAGGGTTGCATCCGATGACGGGCTCCTTTTCCCGCGAATCCTTACCGGAACTCTTTCTGGAAGGAACGGGCATGGAGCGCTAGAATACCCAATGGTTCCTGACGCGGGGACATCAGCCAAGGGCGGGAGACTATAACATGAAGACAGTCAAAAGATTACGTGGTTTGATCGGGTTTGTTCCGGCTTTCCTCCTATGGGGCCTCGGCTTATCGGCTCAGACCGCGATTGCGGATATCTTCCCCATCAGTGCGTACGCGAATTTTGCGGAGGAAGGGGAGTTTGAGGCGGCGATCCCGTCCCCGAGCCAAGGGCTCGGTTACCCGGTGGGCTCCCGGCCGGCGACACACCGGGAAATTCTGGACTATTTCGAGTCCTTGGCCGGCGCCAGTCCGCGGGCCGAACTCATCAAGTATGCAGAAACGCATGAGGGGCGGGAGCTGATAGTCCTCATCGTCTCCTCTGAAAAAAACATCGCCCGTCTAAATGAAATCCAAGCCGCAATGGCCCGGCTGAGCGATCCCCGGGGGCTTTCCGGCGCAGAACGGGAGCGGCTGCTGGAGTCCACTCCCGCCGTCTGTTGGATGGCTTATACAATACACGGTGATGAAATGAGCGGAAGTGATGCGGCGCTGGCCCTGGCGTACAAGCTGGTGGCGGGGAAGGATTCCGACGCCGCCATGATACGCGAGCAGGCTGTTGTCATCATCGATCCCCTTCAAAACCCCGACGGCCGTGACCGCTTCATCGCTCAAATGCGATCGTTTAACGGCAAAGTTCCAAACCCCGACACGCAGAGCCTCGGCCACGAGAGCGTTTATCCCTGGGGACGCTCGAATCATTATCTTTTCGATCTCAACAGAGATTGGTTTACCATGGTGCA includes these proteins:
- a CDS encoding DUF4097 domain-containing protein, whose translation is MQKIKCYNGRASIVGLTLFAFTILAILGAFNSPTNAADRERSWHIDARSLTIRNMIGSVKVEPASGNEFVVTAVIGGKNSDGHLLEFKLDEGKSTLLNVVYPLDKYRKYKYPEHKGKTSFSGWNFDDDVSVLSKVFRASNKKITVSNNSGEVEVWCDFHIQIPEGKVLKVENGVGKMDAVDAVGDITLDTASGNLSFTNCRGELTADTGSGDVSVKQVGGEILIDTGSGDVEGTDIKGPIDIDTGSGDVFLKEMQCAQILVDTGSGSVQLFNFISDKVDVDTGSGDVTLDGVSAGYINIDTGSGDVEVILDETPRGKLLVDTGSGGIHLELPRDASAELQADTGNGKIHFKLPEAVDVTTSKDELELTLGDGDLDIELDTGSGNIRIFSES